One window from the genome of Salvia miltiorrhiza cultivar Shanhuang (shh) chromosome 7, IMPLAD_Smil_shh, whole genome shotgun sequence encodes:
- the LOC130992279 gene encoding uncharacterized protein LOC130992279, whose protein sequence is MMSGNYTSIDNQNVAGSVPAVADPPAHVAVKFADSSLQTFPPSGAQGKISGAAQPPRDADDSFGKPVAGSDEPQQSGWFRSFTIAAYRPYFDVDTADVLERIKDSLFPFKGSFSEKTANNPDLYGPFWICTTLIFVAASIGTFVTYIAHKVQKKEWDYDINLMTWSAGLFYGYVSIVPLALYLILKYFSVPSGFVHLLCLYGYSLFVFIPAMCLSVIPQEIVRWVVAGVAGFMSATFVALNLRNHIKSAGESWFVIVAGIFLLQLALALVLKVYLFTVSV, encoded by the exons ATGATGTCCGGCAATTACACTTCGATCGACAATCAAAATGTTGCCGGATCTGTTCCG GCAGTCGCCGATCCGCCGGCGCATGTTGCCGTTAAATTCGCTG ATTCCAGTCTTCAGACATTTCCGCCTTCGGGAGCTCAGGGGAAAATATCTGGTGCCGCGCAACCTCCTCGTGATGCCGATG ATTCGTTTGGCAAGCCTGTGGCCGGTTCTGATGAACCTCAGCAAAGTGGTTGGTTTCGGTCATTCACAATTGCTGCCTACAGGCCCTATTTTGATGTTGACACAGCAGATGTTTTAGAAAGGATAAAAGATTCATTGTTTCCTTTCAAAGGAAGCTTCTCCGAAAAGACTGCTAATAACCCAGATTT GTACGGCCCTTTCTGGATCTGCACTACCTTGATATTTGTGGCAGCTTCCATTGGAACATTTGTTACCTATATAGCACACAAAGTGCAGAAAAAAGAATGGGactatgatatcaatctgatgACCTGGTCTGCTGGTCTATTTTACGGCTATGTCTCTATAGTGCCTCTTGCCTTGTATTTAATCCTGAAATACTTCTCAGTTCCATCCGGCTTCGTCCATCTGCTTTGTCTGTATGGCTACTCACTGTTTGTCTTCATTCCCGCTATG TGTTTATCTGTTATACCTCAGGAAATCGTTAGATGGGTAGTTGCTGGTGTAGCTGGCTTCATGTCCGCTACATTCGTTGCCCTCAACCTCAGAAACCACATAAAGTCTGCAGGTGAAAGTTGGTTCGTCATTGTTGCTGGTATCTTCTTGTTGCAGCTGGCTCTTGCTTTGGTGCTTAAAGTCTACTTATTCACTGTCTCTGTATGA